Below is a genomic region from Rouxiella chamberiensis.
CTTTACCCATAAAACGCCGCTGGTGTCGGGCGCGGCGATTCGCATGGAAGGCCAGATCAGCGTCTTTACCTATCAGGATGGCGAACCTTGCTATCGTTGCCTTAGCCGACTTTTCGGCGAACCAGGCGCTCACCTGCGTCGAAGCGGGCGTCATGGCGCCGCTGGTCGGCACCATCGGCAGTTTGCAGGCGATGGAAGCGATTAAACTGCTCACGCACTATGGCGAGGTCAAGGCGGGTCGACTGCTGATGTTCGACGCCATGACGCTGCAATTTAGAGAGATGACGCTTGCGAAGAATCCGCGTTGCGAGGTGTGCGGAAGCTAAAACCTGACTTTCGGGCATAAAAAAAGGCCGATCATCGCGATCGGCCTTTTCGTTTTCAACGCGCCTGATTAGCTGTTGATGCCCTGGCTACGCAGGTAATCTTCGTAATTACCGGTGAAGTCAGTGATTTTGTTTGGCGTAATTTCGATAATGCGGGAAGCCAGCGAGCTGACGAATTCACGGTCATGGGATACGAAGATAAGCGTACCTTCGTACATTTCCAGCGCCATGTTCAGTGATTCGATGGATTCCATATCCAGGTGGTTGGTTGGTTCGTCCATGACCAGAATATTTGGTTTCTGCATCATCAGCTTGCCAAAGAGCATACGGCCCTTTTCACCACCGGAAAGCACTTTGACCTTCTTCTTGATGTCGTCCTGACCAAACAGCAGACGGCCCAGAATACCGCGCACGGCCTGCTCGTCGTCTGATTCGGCTTTCCACTGGCTCATCCAGTCAAACACGTTCAGGTTGTCATCGAATTCATATTCGTGGTCCTGCGCGTAATAACCGATTTTGCTGTTTTCGGACCATTTGACGGTACCGGCGTCTGGCAGCGTATCGCCGACCAGCGTTTTCAGCAGGGTGGATTTACCCACGCCGTTGGCACCCAGAATCGCGACTTTCTCGCCGACTTCGAGCATCAGGTTGAAGCCCTTGAACAGCGGGCCGTTGTCGAAACCTTTGGTGATGCCTTCCACTTCAAGCGCGTTACGGAACAGTTTCTTGTCCTGCTCGAAGCGCATGTACGGGTTTTGACGGCTTGATGCCTTGACTTCGTCCAGCTGGATTTTGTCTATCTTCTTGGCACGCGAGGTCGCCTGCTTGGATTTCGAGGCGTTGGCGCTGAAGCGGCTGACGAAAGATTGCAGTTCGGCAATCTGCGCCTTTTTCTTGGCATTGTTGGCATTCAGCAGTTCACGAGCCTGCGTTGCCGCCGTCATGTATTCGTCGTAGTTGCCCGGATAAACGCGCAGCTCGCCGTAGTCCAGGTCAGCCATGTGCGTACAGACCATGTTCAGGAAGTGACGGTCGTGCGAAATGATGATCATGGTGCTGTTACGTTCGTTCAGCACCTGCTCAAGCCAGCGAATGGTATCGATGTCGAGGTTGTTCGTCGGTTCGTCGAGCAGCAGAATTTCAGGGTCGGAGAACAATGCCTGAGCCAGCAATACGCGGAGCTTGAAGCCCGGCGCGATTTCGCTCATCGGGCCGTAATGCTG
It encodes:
- a CDS encoding ABC-F family ATPase, which codes for MLSTYNITMQFGSKPLFENINVKFGGGNRYGLIGANGCGKSTFMKILGDDLVPSGGNVVLDPNERLGKLRQDQFAFEQYSVLDTVIMGHTELWAVKEERDKIYAMAEMSEEDGYKVADLEVAYGEMDGYSAESRAGELLLGVGIPVEQHYGPMSEIAPGFKLRVLLAQALFSDPEILLLDEPTNNLDIDTIRWLEQVLNERNSTMIIISHDRHFLNMVCTHMADLDYGELRVYPGNYDEYMTAATQARELLNANNAKKKAQIAELQSFVSRFSANASKSKQATSRAKKIDKIQLDEVKASSRQNPYMRFEQDKKLFRNALEVEGITKGFDNGPLFKGFNLMLEVGEKVAILGANGVGKSTLLKTLVGDTLPDAGTVKWSENSKIGYYAQDHEYEFDDNLNVFDWMSQWKAESDDEQAVRGILGRLLFGQDDIKKKVKVLSGGEKGRMLFGKLMMQKPNILVMDEPTNHLDMESIESLNMALEMYEGTLIFVSHDREFVSSLASRIIEITPNKITDFTGNYEDYLRSQGINS